A genomic segment from Microthrixaceae bacterium encodes:
- a CDS encoding D-alanyl-D-alanine carboxypeptidase family protein, with amino-acid sequence MRRRIVATAVAVLTAVVPVIAAPGASGQSVSGTSTGASTGASTGASKKSTKKKTADDDIDLLRSDAETVRAEIDKTEAARTEALATLGAVTVEVERARQAERVAAEAVQEAQDLVDEIDAKVAMAMRAAYTSNTVDYPIELAYLVDSNQASMRRRYMEHWAEKLDVLLDEQERARSELAVERERAADATKAVEQRQSEAQVQLTAIEELESNQIQLVSAIEQRLDSALAEAAAIEELDKAMAQQIVAREQELHAAAVASAGADRGAPAGTAAVAGNTPTKGAPVATGGPGSTAPPASSAPAPGPVASTAPPATAATPTTLPSGTSRVDVVYVRGIPVARSIAANFEAMLSAASSAGLVISGSGYRDISVQIGLRAKNCGPSDFEIWFKPSSQCSPPTAIPGRSMHEKGLAVDLTCDGVLIPSRTNKCFVWLAANAATYGLKNLPSEPWHWSTNGN; translated from the coding sequence ATGCGCCGCAGAATCGTGGCCACCGCCGTGGCTGTGCTCACCGCGGTGGTTCCGGTCATCGCCGCGCCCGGTGCGTCGGGGCAATCGGTTTCGGGAACGTCGACCGGTGCGTCGACCGGTGCGTCGACCGGAGCGTCGAAGAAGTCGACGAAGAAGAAGACCGCCGACGATGACATCGACCTGCTGCGTTCCGACGCCGAAACCGTTCGAGCCGAGATCGACAAGACCGAGGCCGCTCGTACGGAGGCCCTGGCGACGCTCGGTGCGGTGACCGTCGAAGTGGAGCGTGCCCGCCAAGCCGAGCGGGTCGCGGCCGAGGCGGTGCAGGAGGCCCAGGATCTCGTCGACGAGATCGATGCGAAGGTGGCGATGGCGATGCGCGCTGCCTACACCTCCAACACGGTCGACTACCCGATCGAGCTCGCCTATCTCGTCGACTCGAACCAGGCATCGATGCGGCGGCGATACATGGAGCACTGGGCCGAGAAGCTCGACGTGCTCCTCGACGAACAGGAGCGTGCCCGTTCGGAGTTGGCGGTCGAACGCGAGCGGGCGGCCGACGCCACCAAGGCGGTGGAACAACGTCAGTCCGAAGCTCAGGTGCAGCTCACCGCGATCGAGGAACTCGAGTCCAACCAGATTCAGTTGGTCAGTGCAATCGAGCAGCGCCTCGACTCGGCGCTGGCCGAAGCGGCAGCGATCGAGGAACTCGACAAGGCGATGGCTCAACAGATCGTCGCTCGGGAACAGGAACTGCACGCGGCTGCCGTCGCATCGGCCGGGGCGGACCGTGGTGCGCCGGCGGGTACCGCGGCGGTCGCTGGGAACACCCCGACAAAGGGCGCCCCGGTGGCCACGGGTGGGCCTGGGTCGACGGCACCGCCAGCGTCGTCGGCGCCCGCGCCCGGCCCGGTGGCGTCGACCGCCCCGCCGGCGACCGCCGCAACTCCGACCACGCTGCCGTCGGGGACCTCGAGGGTGGACGTCGTTTACGTGCGCGGCATTCCCGTAGCTCGCAGCATCGCCGCGAACTTCGAGGCGATGCTGTCGGCCGCCTCGTCCGCCGGATTGGTCATCAGCGGTAGCGGCTATCGCGACATCAGCGTTCAGATCGGGCTGCGGGCCAAGAACTGTGGTCCGTCCGATTTCGAGATCTGGTTCAAACCATCCTCACAGTGCAGCCCACCGACGGCCATCCCCGGGCGTTCGATGCACGAAAAGGGTCTTGCGGTGGATCTGACCTGTGACGGTGTTCTGATTCCGAGTCGTACCAACAAGTGTTTCGTGTGGCTCGCCGCCAACGCTGCAACCTACGGCTTGAAGAACCTGCCGTCGGAGCCGTGGCACTGGTCGACCAACGGAAACTGA
- a CDS encoding acyl-CoA dehydrogenase family protein: MSFEVPSHIRPLREAVHAFMTERVEPAEPVLHRGGEEARELIRTLQAEAKAEGLWALGHPAELGGGGLAFMDYVYVNEVQGRSEYGQIALGTYTLQDTLMLNRYSEGAIRQTYLQALADARIGPSFAMTEPEVASSDPTQLKTRAVLDGDEWVITGHKWFTTGAAQAAYTTVMCRTEDESVSPYAAFSMIIVPTDTPGYEIVRETPVLGLDHGHYELRFNEVRVPKENLLGPRGQGFAIAQERLGPGRIFHCMRWLGQAQRAYELLCSRLNERTAFGEPLAKKQLMQSHVFESYAEIQAARLLTLHAAHKIDQGDQARVEIGAIKVVGARMLHNVIDRAIQAYGAAGLTDDTPLGYMYRTARFARIYDGPDEVHIHTVARRILKEYRDGAGIDWVS; encoded by the coding sequence ATGTCGTTCGAGGTGCCTTCCCACATCCGTCCGCTTCGAGAAGCGGTTCACGCGTTCATGACCGAGCGGGTTGAACCCGCCGAACCGGTGTTGCATCGCGGTGGCGAGGAGGCCCGAGAGTTGATTCGAACGCTGCAGGCCGAGGCGAAGGCCGAGGGACTGTGGGCGCTCGGGCATCCGGCCGAACTCGGCGGCGGTGGGCTGGCGTTCATGGATTACGTGTACGTCAACGAGGTGCAGGGCAGGAGCGAGTACGGCCAGATCGCGCTCGGCACCTACACGTTGCAGGACACGCTGATGCTGAATCGATACAGCGAGGGCGCGATCCGACAGACCTACCTCCAGGCCCTCGCCGATGCGCGGATCGGTCCGAGTTTCGCCATGACCGAACCCGAGGTTGCGAGTTCGGATCCGACCCAGCTCAAGACCCGGGCGGTGCTCGACGGGGACGAATGGGTGATCACCGGCCACAAGTGGTTCACCACCGGTGCTGCTCAGGCCGCCTACACCACGGTGATGTGCCGCACCGAGGACGAGTCGGTGTCGCCGTACGCAGCGTTTTCGATGATCATCGTGCCGACCGACACCCCCGGTTACGAGATCGTCCGCGAGACCCCCGTGCTCGGCCTCGACCACGGCCATTACGAACTTCGCTTCAACGAGGTGCGTGTCCCCAAGGAGAACCTCCTCGGACCTCGGGGCCAGGGGTTCGCCATCGCACAGGAGCGCCTCGGCCCGGGCCGGATCTTTCATTGCATGCGTTGGTTGGGTCAGGCGCAGCGGGCCTATGAGTTGCTGTGTTCCCGGTTGAACGAGCGCACGGCCTTCGGAGAGCCCCTCGCTAAAAAGCAACTCATGCAGTCCCACGTCTTTGAGAGCTACGCCGAGATCCAGGCCGCACGCCTGCTGACCCTGCACGCCGCCCACAAGATCGACCAGGGCGATCAGGCCCGTGTGGAGATCGGTGCGATCAAGGTGGTCGGGGCGCGCATGTTGCACAACGTGATCGATCGGGCGATCCAGGCCTACGGAGCGGCGGGGCTCACCGACGACACCCCGCTCGGCTACATGTACCGCACGGCGCGGTTCGCGCGGATCTATGACGGCCCCGACGAGGTGCACATCCACACCGTCGCCCGACGGATCCTCAAGGAGTACCGCGACGGCGCGGGCATCGACTGGGTCTCGTGA
- a CDS encoding thioesterase family protein, whose translation MSRFESDTAVNALGGGVFEVDISDGWWVVGAPNGGYLAALVARAVEAAGNEAAGNEAAGNEAAGNEAAGNETGASVDHKRIRSITFHFLRAPEPGPARVECSIERVGRSVATVTARLVQEGVVQVVALAALGATRPGPTWNDLTTPTAPDPAEVATLVGDPEAVAMAEAMGVTIGQRFELKPCLGSSQAEMSSLAGSGVATGASSAAATGGGWLRFEDLAPIDRFGLIALSDAWAPPMVHKFPDRPPVAPTVELTVHVRNEPADPHDWVLGHFSSPLAEEGYTVEDAELWDRHGRLLASARQVAVIPAL comes from the coding sequence ATGAGCAGATTCGAATCAGACACCGCGGTCAACGCGCTCGGTGGCGGTGTGTTCGAGGTCGACATCAGCGATGGCTGGTGGGTGGTCGGGGCACCGAACGGCGGATATTTGGCGGCACTGGTCGCTCGGGCCGTCGAGGCGGCCGGCAACGAGGCGGCCGGCAACGAGGCGGCCGGCAATGAGGCAGCCGGCAACGAGGCGGCGGGCAACGAGACAGGCGCCAGTGTGGATCACAAGCGCATCCGGTCGATCACGTTCCATTTCCTTCGAGCCCCCGAACCCGGCCCGGCACGGGTCGAGTGTTCGATCGAGCGGGTGGGGCGATCGGTGGCGACCGTGACCGCGCGGCTGGTTCAAGAGGGTGTGGTACAGGTGGTCGCGCTCGCAGCGCTGGGTGCAACCCGTCCGGGCCCGACCTGGAACGACCTCACCACACCGACCGCCCCCGACCCCGCCGAGGTCGCCACCCTCGTCGGCGATCCCGAAGCGGTGGCGATGGCGGAGGCGATGGGCGTGACGATCGGGCAACGCTTCGAGCTCAAGCCATGCCTCGGGTCGTCGCAAGCCGAGATGTCGTCCCTCGCCGGAAGCGGCGTGGCGACGGGGGCCTCAAGCGCTGCGGCGACGGGTGGGGGATGGTTGCGCTTTGAAGATCTCGCGCCGATCGACCGGTTCGGTCTGATCGCGTTGAGTGACGCATGGGCACCGCCGATGGTGCACAAGTTCCCGGATCGTCCCCCGGTTGCGCCTACCGTGGAACTCACCGTGCACGTCCGTAATGAACCGGCCGACCCTCACGACTGGGTGCTCGGACATTTCAGTTCACCGCTGGCGGAGGAGGGGTACACCGTGGAGGACGCCGAGTTGTGGGATCGCCACGGTCGGTTGTTGGCCTCCGCCCGCCAGGTGGCGGTCATCCCCGCGCTCTGA
- a CDS encoding TetR/AcrR family transcriptional regulator — protein MDARVARTRGNVMAAAIDLLVEGGPEALTVDGVVARSGVAKTTIYRHWESRDDLVQAVFRECAPRIAAPDQQQNFDEQLRNGVDQVVAALADERWQRIFPALLRLRAQHPELAKLSKQLDTEQSAVMRSVFTRGVSEGRLPAWVNDDVDRAAMLLIGPIMTAAMIGPDLLTPEFTAQVVAQFLAGAATEVQAETN, from the coding sequence ATGGACGCCCGAGTCGCACGAACCCGAGGCAATGTCATGGCCGCTGCAATCGACCTGCTGGTCGAAGGCGGCCCAGAAGCCCTCACGGTCGACGGCGTGGTCGCACGATCGGGCGTGGCCAAGACCACCATCTACCGCCACTGGGAGTCGCGCGACGACCTCGTTCAGGCGGTGTTTCGCGAGTGCGCTCCACGCATTGCAGCACCCGATCAACAGCAGAACTTCGATGAGCAGTTGCGCAACGGCGTCGACCAGGTCGTCGCCGCGCTTGCCGACGAGCGCTGGCAACGGATCTTCCCAGCGCTGTTGAGGCTCCGGGCACAGCACCCGGAACTCGCGAAACTCAGCAAACAACTCGACACCGAACAGAGCGCGGTCATGCGCTCCGTGTTCACCCGTGGCGTCTCCGAGGGCCGCCTTCCGGCCTGGGTCAACGATGACGTCGACCGAGCCGCGATGCTGCTGATCGGACCCATCATGACGGCCGCGATGATCGGACCCGACCTGCTGACCCCCGAGTTCACCGCGCAGGTCGTGGCGCAATTCCTCGCGGGTGCGGCCACCGAGGTTCAAGCTGAAACGAACTGA
- a CDS encoding MFS transporter, whose translation MTAVLTGDDHLVVHHDEPELSSRQKNLILTAMCVALIAVMAAVSGLNSAQMKISESLGASTGDFLWIANAYTLALAALLMPVGAIGDRWSRRKVLLLGLTVYLVSNVVGAFAGSVAMLIGARAIAGVGAAMIMPVTLSVITSTFHGDERQRAIGIWSGFAGAGAIFGMFISSLIVDNASWRWVFIMPIALAVIAFALSARLVPDGADHHGGRFDYVGSLLSAVAVGGLVFGIHEGPEKGWTAPITLIPLVVGAVAAVAFVLYERQHENPLLKVEVFKNRMLSAGTGLLFLIFIVMMGMFLVITQFLMGVLGWGAVKATAGMLPMAFAMMPLSAVAPLIAKKTGTRALFMIGFSMAAGGLALVASMVSVDGGYLSILPGLMVVGAGIGLSMTPGTAAITGSLPPEDQGVASALNDSVREIGASVGIALMGSVLSAAYTSGVGDAASQLPGEVAHHVEEGIFGARAVSEQMIAGANGDPQMAGLGEQLLHTAQQAFVDGWSKTMWISAGIAAVAAIGAAVLAPTKSREAEFRVDLD comes from the coding sequence ATGACCGCAGTACTCACCGGGGACGACCATCTGGTCGTCCACCATGACGAGCCCGAGCTGAGCTCTCGGCAAAAGAACCTGATCCTCACAGCGATGTGTGTTGCGCTCATCGCGGTCATGGCTGCGGTGTCAGGCCTCAACTCGGCGCAGATGAAGATCTCCGAAAGCCTCGGAGCCTCGACCGGGGACTTCTTGTGGATCGCCAATGCCTACACGTTGGCACTCGCCGCCCTGTTGATGCCGGTGGGCGCGATCGGCGACCGGTGGAGCCGCCGAAAGGTTCTCCTGTTGGGCCTCACCGTCTACCTGGTGTCGAACGTCGTCGGCGCCTTTGCCGGGTCGGTCGCCATGCTCATCGGCGCCCGGGCCATCGCCGGTGTCGGCGCTGCGATGATCATGCCGGTCACCCTGTCGGTCATCACCTCAACCTTCCATGGCGATGAGCGTCAGCGCGCCATCGGCATCTGGTCGGGATTCGCCGGTGCCGGCGCCATCTTCGGCATGTTCATCAGCTCGCTCATCGTCGACAACGCATCATGGCGATGGGTGTTCATCATGCCGATCGCACTAGCGGTCATTGCATTCGCATTGTCGGCCCGCCTGGTACCTGACGGTGCCGACCACCACGGCGGTCGTTTCGACTATGTCGGTTCGCTGCTGTCGGCGGTCGCCGTCGGCGGCCTGGTGTTCGGAATCCACGAGGGCCCCGAGAAGGGCTGGACCGCCCCGATCACCCTCATCCCACTGGTGGTCGGCGCCGTCGCAGCGGTGGCCTTCGTGCTCTACGAGCGCCAACACGAGAACCCGCTGTTGAAGGTCGAGGTGTTCAAGAACCGCATGTTGTCGGCGGGAACCGGGCTGCTGTTTCTGATCTTCATCGTCATGATGGGCATGTTCCTCGTCATCACCCAGTTCCTCATGGGCGTGCTCGGATGGGGCGCGGTGAAGGCGACCGCCGGCATGTTGCCGATGGCGTTCGCGATGATGCCGCTGTCCGCAGTCGCTCCGCTGATCGCCAAGAAGACGGGGACCCGCGCGCTGTTCATGATCGGGTTCTCGATGGCCGCCGGCGGGCTCGCACTCGTCGCCTCGATGGTGTCGGTCGACGGCGGGTATCTGTCGATCCTGCCCGGGCTGATGGTGGTCGGCGCCGGTATCGGCTTGTCGATGACCCCGGGCACCGCCGCGATCACCGGCTCGTTGCCGCCCGAGGACCAGGGTGTCGCCTCGGCGCTCAACGACTCGGTGCGCGAGATCGGTGCGTCGGTCGGCATCGCCCTGATGGGCTCGGTGCTGTCGGCGGCCTACACCTCCGGCGTGGGAGACGCTGCCTCGCAGCTTCCCGGTGAAGTGGCGCACCATGTGGAAGAGGGCATCTTCGGAGCGCGTGCGGTGTCGGAGCAGATGATCGCCGGAGCGAACGGAGACCCGCAGATGGCGGGGCTGGGCGAGCAGTTGCTGCACACCGCGCAACAGGCGTTTGTCGACGGCTGGTCCAAGACCATGTGGATCTCCGCCGGGATCGCTGCGGTGGCGGCGATCGGGGCGGCCGTACTGGCCCCGACCAAGAGTCGCGAGGCCGAATTCCGCGTCGATCTCGACTGA
- the mca gene encoding mycothiol conjugate amidase Mca, producing MSVPADDRPEGGVGNGRSSLTQPCDPNDVPLALLTVHAHPDDEASKGSALVAKYVALGVRATLVCCTGGELGSVLNPAMDREEVHADLAGVRRKELERSAQIIGFSDVDLLGYRDSGMPDMEENHDPSNFWNAPLNEATARLVASIRRARPQVMITYGDDQGGYPHPDHLKVHTVSVEAFDRAADESYRPDLGAAWQASKLYYSVWSRRRGLALHERMVELGVESPFTPEWLDRFNQDERITTSVDVGEFMEVRDASLRAHATQVDPNEAFWFGINPREQARAYRWDDYILARSLVDTDLPEDDLFAGIVASW from the coding sequence ATGTCGGTGCCCGCTGATGATCGGCCCGAGGGCGGGGTCGGGAACGGCAGGTCGTCGCTGACGCAGCCTTGCGATCCAAACGACGTTCCGCTCGCGTTGTTGACCGTGCACGCCCACCCGGACGATGAGGCCTCGAAGGGTTCGGCGCTCGTCGCGAAGTACGTCGCGCTCGGAGTCCGAGCGACGCTGGTGTGTTGTACCGGCGGCGAACTCGGCTCCGTCCTCAACCCGGCGATGGATCGTGAAGAGGTGCACGCCGACCTGGCGGGGGTTCGTCGCAAAGAGTTGGAACGGTCGGCGCAGATCATCGGGTTCAGCGACGTCGATCTGCTCGGATACCGCGACTCGGGAATGCCCGACATGGAGGAGAACCACGACCCGTCGAACTTCTGGAACGCGCCGTTGAACGAGGCCACGGCACGGCTCGTGGCGTCCATTCGTCGGGCGCGGCCGCAGGTGATGATCACCTACGGCGACGATCAGGGCGGATATCCGCACCCCGATCACCTCAAGGTGCACACGGTGAGCGTCGAGGCATTCGACCGGGCCGCAGACGAGTCGTACCGGCCCGACCTGGGCGCTGCGTGGCAGGCCAGCAAGCTCTACTACTCGGTATGGTCTCGCCGGCGCGGCCTCGCCCTGCACGAGCGGATGGTGGAACTGGGCGTCGAGTCGCCGTTCACGCCGGAGTGGTTGGACCGGTTCAACCAGGACGAACGAATCACGACCTCGGTCGATGTCGGCGAGTTCATGGAGGTGCGCGACGCCTCGCTGCGGGCACACGCCACCCAGGTCGATCCCAATGAGGCGTTCTGGTTCGGTATCAACCCGCGCGAACAGGCTCGCGCCTACCGGTGGGACGACTACATCCTCGCTCGGTCGCTGGTCGACACCGATCTGCCCGAAGACGACCTTTTCGCGGGCATCGTGGCTTCCTGGTGA
- a CDS encoding ChbG/HpnK family deacetylase, translating into MTTLAQRLGFADDERVVIVTCDEFGLSHASNEGCLAALDGVATSASLLVPAPWSRSAVAYSVGLDVGVGLTLNSPFDRYRWGPITHAPSLLDGDGGFPRTLDDSWDHADLDEVRRECRAQIERAGLWGLEVSHVSSYLDAMLLRPEFFDIYVDLALEFELPVRIAGPAAEQGAGFRFRQLASEEGLWFPDELIELGSAGIVGRLIEVTDSLEPGVTEIVLRPCVDSPEARAIGAEWDGRVADLAHLSDPGPLAELLESRGVKTIGWRMVRDALRSAG; encoded by the coding sequence GTGACGACACTCGCTCAACGCCTTGGATTCGCCGACGATGAACGGGTCGTCATCGTGACCTGCGATGAGTTCGGCCTGAGCCACGCTTCCAACGAGGGTTGTCTTGCCGCGCTCGACGGGGTGGCCACGAGTGCATCGTTGCTCGTTCCGGCTCCATGGTCACGGTCCGCGGTCGCATATTCGGTCGGCCTCGATGTCGGGGTGGGGTTGACCCTGAACTCGCCGTTCGATCGCTATCGCTGGGGGCCGATCACCCACGCTCCCTCGCTGCTCGACGGCGACGGAGGGTTCCCTCGAACGCTGGATGATTCGTGGGACCATGCCGACCTCGACGAGGTACGTCGCGAGTGCCGGGCCCAGATCGAGCGCGCCGGGCTGTGGGGGCTCGAGGTATCCCATGTGTCGTCGTATCTCGACGCCATGTTGTTGCGGCCGGAGTTCTTCGACATCTACGTCGACCTGGCGCTCGAGTTCGAGCTTCCCGTCCGCATCGCCGGCCCAGCGGCGGAGCAGGGGGCGGGGTTTCGGTTTCGCCAGCTCGCGTCCGAGGAGGGGTTGTGGTTTCCCGACGAGTTGATCGAGTTGGGTTCTGCGGGGATCGTCGGGCGTTTGATTGAAGTGACGGACTCGCTCGAGCCGGGGGTGACCGAGATCGTGTTGCGGCCTTGCGTCGACTCGCCTGAAGCGCGCGCGATCGGGGCCGAGTGGGACGGTCGCGTCGCCGACTTGGCGCACCTGTCGGATCCGGGCCCGCTTGCGGAGCTGCTCGAGAGCCGAGGCGTGAAGACCATCGGGTGGAGAATGGTGCGAGACGCGCTGCGTTCGGCAGGGTGA
- a CDS encoding thermonuclease family protein: MTAGSARAKASLIAIVALVAGFAGFAAALAGCTGRDGPVHGVLEANAVVVRHVDGDTLVARIGPDEEKVRLIGIDTPETVDPRQPVQCFGKEASRHLAELVPEGTSLRLEVDEEPRDRYGRLLVYVYRASDGLFVNLDMVEQGYANTLSIAPNLTHRDRFSEAERTARTEGRGLWSNCPADG; the protein is encoded by the coding sequence GTGACCGCCGGCTCGGCGAGGGCGAAGGCCTCCCTCATCGCCATCGTCGCGCTCGTCGCCGGGTTCGCCGGGTTCGCCGCGGCGTTGGCGGGGTGCACCGGTCGCGACGGACCCGTTCACGGCGTGCTCGAGGCGAACGCCGTGGTGGTGCGACACGTCGATGGCGACACCCTCGTCGCCCGGATCGGACCGGACGAGGAGAAGGTTCGCCTCATCGGCATCGACACCCCCGAGACCGTCGATCCACGCCAGCCGGTGCAATGCTTCGGCAAAGAGGCCTCGCGTCACCTCGCAGAGCTCGTTCCGGAGGGAACCTCGCTTCGCCTCGAAGTCGACGAGGAGCCTCGCGATCGATACGGCCGGCTTCTGGTGTACGTATATCGAGCTTCAGACGGACTCTTCGTCAACCTCGACATGGTTGAACAGGGCTACGCAAACACGCTGAGTATCGCCCCGAACCTGACCCATCGCGACCGTTTCAGTGAGGCCGAACGCACGGCGCGCACCGAGGGGCGTGGGCTCTGGTCGAACTGCCCGGCCGACGGCTGA
- a CDS encoding steroid 3-ketoacyl-CoA thiolase: MSDVVIIDAVRTPIGRRNGGLATVHPTDLLATTLKALVERNGIDPLEVGQVVGGCVSQVGEQSFNVTRTAWLTAGLPQEVAATTVDTQCGSSQQATNLASALVAGGVVDVAIACGVEAMSRVPIGSNSNKALGLGVPIPKSYFPQYEFVSQFEGAERIADKWGITRADADAFGVESQRRAALAWNEGRFDTQVIEIDAPDVGDGGEALGTTHRVSRDEGLRETTLEKLSGLKAVARDNGVHTAGTASQISDGAAAVLIMSATKAAELGLTARARIVDTALVGVDPVMMLTGPIDVTRHLFNRTAMTMSDIDLTEINEAFASVALAWMKEFDADPATTNPNGGAIALGHPLGATGAFLMTKALNELERTDGTNALITMCCGGGLGTGTIISRL, encoded by the coding sequence ATGTCCGACGTAGTGATCATCGACGCAGTCCGCACCCCTATTGGCCGGCGCAACGGCGGATTGGCCACGGTCCACCCCACCGATCTCCTCGCCACCACGCTCAAGGCGCTCGTTGAACGCAACGGTATCGACCCACTCGAGGTCGGCCAGGTCGTCGGCGGCTGCGTCAGCCAGGTCGGCGAACAGAGCTTCAACGTGACGCGCACCGCATGGCTCACCGCCGGGCTCCCCCAGGAGGTGGCGGCCACCACGGTCGACACCCAGTGTGGGTCTTCCCAACAGGCCACCAACCTGGCCAGTGCTCTCGTCGCAGGCGGCGTCGTCGATGTCGCCATCGCCTGCGGGGTCGAGGCCATGAGCCGCGTGCCGATCGGTTCGAACTCCAACAAAGCCCTCGGCCTCGGGGTGCCCATCCCCAAGTCGTACTTCCCCCAGTACGAGTTCGTCTCACAGTTCGAAGGCGCCGAGCGCATCGCCGACAAATGGGGAATCACCCGTGCCGATGCCGATGCGTTCGGGGTCGAGTCGCAACGACGGGCCGCGCTCGCCTGGAACGAGGGCCGCTTCGACACACAGGTCATCGAAATCGATGCCCCCGACGTCGGCGACGGTGGCGAAGCGCTCGGCACCACCCATCGGGTCTCGCGCGACGAGGGGCTCCGCGAAACCACGCTCGAGAAGTTGTCGGGCCTCAAGGCCGTCGCCCGCGACAACGGCGTACACACCGCCGGCACCGCCAGCCAGATCTCCGACGGAGCCGCAGCCGTGCTCATCATGAGCGCCACCAAGGCCGCGGAACTCGGGTTGACCGCACGAGCGCGAATCGTCGACACCGCTCTCGTCGGCGTCGATCCGGTGATGATGTTGACCGGGCCGATCGACGTCACCCGCCACCTGTTCAACCGGACGGCCATGACCATGTCCGACATCGACCTCACCGAGATCAATGAAGCGTTCGCTTCCGTCGCGCTGGCGTGGATGAAAGAATTCGACGCCGACCCGGCGACCACCAACCCGAACGGCGGGGCCATTGCGCTGGGGCACCCGCTCGGAGCCACGGGGGCGTTCCTCATGACCAAGGCGCTCAACGAACTCGAGCGCACGGACGGCACCAATGCCCTCATCACCATGTGCTGCGGCGGTGGCCTCGGCACGGGAACCATCATCTCCCGGCTCTGA